One Rosa chinensis cultivar Old Blush chromosome 3, RchiOBHm-V2, whole genome shotgun sequence DNA window includes the following coding sequences:
- the LOC112195124 gene encoding L-type lectin-domain containing receptor kinase IV.1, which produces MFVKLSVRLVLLVSLVAAEAQDLNFIYNDGFDGRSGLNLSLDGIAEITPKGLLKLTNDAKQESGHAFYPNPVTFKNSENDTAFSFSTIFVFAIRSKYTTLSGHGMAFVIAPTRSLHGALPSNYLGLLNEFNNGNFTNHVFAVELDTIQTPQFSDINDNHVGIDINGLHSVRAAPAGLFDGQFKNLTLNSGKEMRVWVEYDGTKKQIEVTMAPIGVATKSPTPLLSLKYDLSPILNKTMYVGFSSATGSVPTSHYVVGWSFRMNGQAQDLITSKLPKLPSIAGKKRSMLFTFGVPLISVSLVLLVVSGVLYVIRRKRKFAEVLEDWELEYGPQRFKYKELYIATKGFREKELLGTGGFGKVYRGLLPSSEVEIAVKRVSHESRQGMKEFVAEIVSIGRLRHRNLVQLLGYCRRKGELLLVYDYMPNGSLDKYLYDQPEVTLNWSQRFKVIKGVASGLFYLHEEWEQVVIHRDVKASNVLVDGELNGKLGDFGLARLYDHGTDPQTTHIVGTLGYLAPEHTRTGWATTSTDVFAFGAFLLEVACGKRPIERQGPEAEILLDWVFSCWNRSNILEARDQRFGTDFVAEELELVLKLGLLCSHSEPAARPSMRQVVQYLAGDLALPEVSLLGLSSSGLAVGHREGFDDYAMSYQSSLGKGSSHSSYIAESALLSGGR; this is translated from the exons ATGTTTGTCAAGCTTTCTGTTCGACTAGTACTACTAGTAAGTCTGGTAGCAGCAGAAGCCCAAGACCTCAATTTCATCTACAATGATGGTTTCGATGGCCGTTCTGGTCTTAATCTCAGTCTAGACGGCATAGCAGAGATCACACCGAAAGGTCTCTTAAAGCTTACAAACGACGCCAAACAGGAAAGTGGCCACGCCTTCTACCCTAACCCAGTAACCTTCAAGAACTCAGAGAACGACACCGCTTTCTCCTTCTCCACCATCTTTGTCTTTGCCATCCGATCAAAGTACACTACTCTCAGCGGCCATGGAATGGCCTTTGTCATTGCTCCGACGAGAAGCCTCCACGGAGCTCTGCCGAGCAATTACTTGGGCCTGTTGAACGAGTTTAACAATGGGAATTTCACCAATCATGTTTTTGCTGTCGAGCTTGACACGATCCAGACTCCGCAATTCAGTGACATCAATGACAACCATGTTGGAATCGACATCAATGGCTTGCACTCTGTCAGAGCTGCTCCAGCTGGTTTATTTGATGGTCAGTTCAAGAACCTGACTCTTAACAGTGGTAAAGAAATGCGAGTTTGGGTTGAATATGATGGTACCAAGAAGCAAATAGAAGTCACTATGGCTCCAATTGGTGTTGCAACTAAATCCCCAACTCCACTTTTGTCTTTGAAATATGACCTTTCCCCAATTCTCAACAAAACCATGTATGTTGGTTTTTCCTCTGCAACTGGTTCAGTGCCCACCTCCCATTATGTAGTGGGTTGGAGCTTTAGGATGAATGGCCAAGCTCAAGACCTTATAACTTCCAAACTTCCCAAGTTGCCCAGCATTGCAGGTAAAAAGAGGTCCATGCTTTTCACCTTTGGTGTGCCTCTGATTTCAGTGAGTTTGGTTTTGCTAGTGGTTTCTGGTGTGCTTTATGTCATAAGAAGGAAGAGGAAGTTTGCAGAAGTGCTTGAAGATTGGGAGCTAGAGTATGGTCCTCAGAGGTTTAAGTACAAAGAACTGTATATAGCCACCAAAGGGTTTAGGGAAAAGGAGCTTTTGGGAACTGGGGGATTTGGTAAAGTTTATAGAGGTTTATTACCCTCCTCTGAAGTTGAGATTGCAGTGAAGAGGGTATCACATGAATCAAGACAggggatgaaggaatttgtagcAGAAATTGTTAGTATTGGCCGGCTTCGTCACCGGAATTTAGTACAACTGTTGGGATATTGCAG GCGAAAAGGGGAGCTGCTTTTGGTCTATGACTACATGCCTAATGGAAGCTTGGACAAGTACCTCTATGATCAACCTGAGGTGACCCTTAATTGGAGCCAGAGGTTTAAAGTCATCAAAGGTGTGGCTTCAGGGCTGTTCTATCTTCATGAAGAATGGGAACAGGTTGTGATTCATAGGGATGTGAAGGCCAGTAATGTGTTGGTAGATGGGGAATTGAATGGAAAGCTAGGAGATTTCGGGCTTGCAAGATTATACGACCATGGAACAGACCCTCAAACAACTCATATAGTTGGAACACTAGGGTACCTAGCCCCAGAGCACACAAGAACAGGTTGGGCCACCACGAGCACCGACGTGTTTGCTTTTGGGGCATTTTTGCTCGAAGTTGCTTGCGGAAAAAGGCCTATTGAGAGACAAGGTCCAGAAGCTGAGATTTTGCTTGATTGGGTATTTTCTTGTTGGAATAGAAGTAACATCCTTGAGGCAAGAGATCAAAGGTTTGGTACGGATTTTGTAGCCGAGGAATTGGAGTTGGTGTTGAAGCTTGGGCTTTTGTGCTCTCATTCGGAGCCAGCGGCAAGGCCAAGCATGCGACAAGTCGTTCAGTACTTGGCTGGTGATCTTGCTTTGCCGGAAGTGTCACTTCTCGGGCTTTCTTCTAGTGGCTTAGCGGTTGGACACCGTGAAGGTTTTGATGACTATGCTATGTCGTATCAGTCTTCCTTAGGCAAGGGGTCCTCGCATTCATCATATATTGCAGAGTCGGCATTACTTTCAGGTGGTCGTTGA